One genomic segment of Chitinophaga sancti includes these proteins:
- a CDS encoding GNAT family N-acetyltransferase: protein MNTATDTIRLIGCAPDLLPHFERLNRLWIEKYFTIEPADIATLQHADKEILSKGGKIIFAAAEDEIVGTVALKHIDAESAEMTKLAVDEKFQGYKIGWRLVKEIMRLAEELGYKKVVLYSNTILVPALNMYEKLGFREIPVEPGRYKRSNVKMEYTFGNEHPQYSVAGELKTLMDEWVQLLGNISEMQAAARPKAGKWSIKEILGHLVDSAINNNVRIIRAQQISLLQIPGYDQEFWVKGQAWQFMNWQNLIKLWTIFNEHLVLTIRTIPTEVLQHTVKVNENEQVTLNYLIVDYVIHMKHHLSQINELFNLKKDTI, encoded by the coding sequence CACTTTGAAAGATTAAACAGACTTTGGATCGAAAAGTATTTCACCATTGAACCGGCAGATATCGCCACTTTACAACATGCCGATAAGGAAATCCTTAGTAAGGGAGGGAAAATTATCTTTGCAGCAGCCGAAGATGAAATAGTAGGCACCGTCGCTCTGAAACACATAGATGCAGAAAGTGCGGAAATGACGAAACTGGCAGTAGATGAAAAGTTTCAGGGGTACAAGATAGGTTGGCGCCTTGTAAAAGAAATCATGCGCCTTGCGGAAGAACTGGGATACAAAAAAGTAGTACTTTACTCCAATACAATCCTGGTGCCTGCGTTAAATATGTATGAAAAATTAGGCTTCAGGGAAATACCTGTAGAACCGGGGAGGTACAAACGCAGTAACGTTAAAATGGAATATACTTTTGGAAATGAGCATCCGCAGTACTCCGTAGCGGGGGAACTGAAAACGCTAATGGATGAGTGGGTACAACTACTGGGCAACATTAGCGAAATGCAGGCAGCAGCGCGGCCCAAAGCCGGAAAATGGAGTATAAAAGAAATATTGGGACACCTCGTAGATTCAGCAATTAATAATAACGTTCGGATAATACGCGCACAACAGATATCTTTGTTGCAAATTCCGGGGTATGATCAGGAATTTTGGGTAAAGGGACAAGCCTGGCAGTTTATGAACTGGCAGAATTTAATTAAATTGTGGACCATTTTCAACGAGCACCTTGTACTAACGATACGGACTATACCAACAGAAGTCTTGCAACATACAGTTAAAGTAAACGAAAACGAGCAGGTAACGCTAAATTACCTGATCGTGGATTATGTAATACATATGAAGCACCACTTATCACAGATAAACGAATTATTCAATTTGAAGAAAGATACGATTTAG